One stretch of Chitinophaga pendula DNA includes these proteins:
- a CDS encoding SusC/RagA family TonB-linked outer membrane protein, whose translation MKKLIHYALFFTCLLLPPLLNAQQIQVSGKIIETGGETLAGVTVTIKGTSKGTTSDAGGKFTIPTAKDAVLVFNFIGYSPKEYIAAQVPAVISLSPKVAELDDIVVVGYGVQKKSVTTGAISKVKAADLESMPINRVEDALQGRASGITIASNNGQPGAAATVRVRGVTTLNNNNPLWVVDGVVVDAGGIGYLNQSDIESIEVLKDAASQAIYGARAATGVILITTKKGKAGRISVNYNGFYGVSAPAKKLDLLNATQYATLRNEAAVNSNVAKPYANPESLGQGTDWQSVIFNNNAKRQNHEVSVSGGNDRSTFYLSFGYLDQEGIVATDISKYKRTNIRLNSTHKIAPWLTFGQNLGYAHDKSIGLGNTNSEFGGPLSAAINLDPITPVVITDPAVANASPYTNRGIVRDELGRPYGISTTVGQEMTNPLAYIKTRLGNYSWSDNIVGNAYLEANPIPGLRLRSTLGTKMAFWGGESFTPIFYLNSSTSTSQTSFNRTTNRQLNWNLENTLSYERNFNDHKVAVLLGQGAYMENNSYSTSVTFFNIPVNTFKEASLNFKVPSDQRNADGSEGIEHRVASLFARVTYDYKEKYLFQALVRRDGSTRFGANYKYGVFPSFLAGWVLTKEDFFPSNTFLNFLKIRGGYGVVGNDDIGDLAYLSTVGSGRNYSLGTSGTYINGYSPNAPANPNLKWEQTASANVGFDAVLFNNFTVGFDWFNKKTTDILQNPRIPFFLGAISNPAKNVGSMKNTGVELELGYRHKVGIVDLSYNGNVSYVKNEVTFLGNGVEYLSGGQSFQASTYPITRTQIGQPIGAFYGFKTMGIFQNQQEVDNYVDKTGKKIQPGAKPGDFRWQDTDGDGVITDRDRVFLGNPTPKWTYGFTITAAAKGFDLTIFGQGAAGNKIFQGLRRLDIGNANWQTKALGRWNGEGTSNTFPRLTTNDPNKNFTNPSDFYLEDGGYFRLKTLQLGYTLPAAMTKKAGIQRARLYVMAQNLFTITKYTGYDPEIGGAVLSIDRGIYPQARSFMFGVNLGF comes from the coding sequence ATGAAAAAATTGATCCACTATGCCTTATTTTTTACCTGTCTGCTATTGCCGCCGCTACTTAACGCCCAACAAATACAAGTAAGTGGTAAAATTATTGAAACAGGGGGCGAAACGCTTGCTGGCGTAACTGTTACGATCAAAGGAACTTCAAAAGGGACCACCTCCGACGCAGGTGGAAAGTTTACTATCCCAACGGCCAAAGATGCCGTATTGGTTTTCAATTTTATAGGCTACTCCCCAAAGGAATATATCGCGGCACAAGTACCTGCCGTGATTTCCCTGTCTCCTAAAGTGGCCGAACTGGATGATATCGTTGTCGTAGGATACGGCGTCCAGAAAAAGAGCGTCACCACAGGCGCCATCTCCAAAGTAAAGGCGGCCGACCTCGAAAGTATGCCCATCAACCGGGTGGAAGATGCATTGCAGGGTAGGGCCTCTGGTATTACCATTGCCTCCAACAATGGCCAGCCCGGTGCAGCAGCTACTGTTCGCGTGCGTGGTGTAACGACGCTTAACAACAACAACCCGCTTTGGGTAGTAGATGGAGTAGTCGTAGATGCTGGTGGTATCGGATATCTTAACCAATCAGATATCGAATCCATTGAAGTACTGAAAGATGCTGCCTCACAGGCCATCTATGGTGCCCGGGCTGCTACCGGTGTAATCCTGATCACTACCAAAAAAGGAAAAGCAGGTCGTATATCCGTTAATTACAACGGCTTCTATGGCGTATCTGCTCCAGCCAAAAAACTGGACCTGCTGAATGCCACCCAATATGCGACCCTTAGAAATGAGGCAGCCGTCAACAGTAATGTTGCCAAACCTTATGCTAATCCGGAATCGCTTGGACAAGGCACTGACTGGCAATCCGTTATATTTAACAATAACGCTAAAAGGCAAAACCACGAAGTAAGCGTAAGCGGCGGTAACGACCGCTCCACCTTTTACCTCTCCTTCGGTTACCTGGATCAAGAGGGTATCGTGGCAACTGATATCTCCAAATACAAACGTACCAACATACGGCTCAACTCTACACACAAAATCGCGCCCTGGCTAACATTCGGTCAAAACCTCGGATATGCACATGACAAATCCATAGGCCTGGGTAATACCAACAGCGAATTTGGTGGCCCGCTAAGCGCAGCTATCAACCTGGATCCGATCACCCCTGTAGTTATAACGGATCCCGCTGTCGCCAACGCCTCCCCCTATACTAACAGAGGTATTGTACGTGACGAGTTGGGTCGCCCATATGGTATCTCAACTACCGTTGGTCAGGAGATGACTAACCCGCTCGCATATATTAAAACCCGCCTGGGCAACTATAGCTGGAGCGATAATATCGTAGGTAATGCTTACTTGGAAGCCAATCCTATCCCCGGATTAAGACTCCGTTCTACTTTAGGTACTAAAATGGCTTTCTGGGGCGGAGAATCCTTTACTCCGATCTTCTATCTCAACAGCTCTACAAGCACTTCACAGACCAGCTTCAATCGCACTACCAACAGACAACTGAACTGGAACCTGGAAAACACCTTGTCATACGAACGCAATTTCAACGACCATAAAGTGGCCGTATTACTCGGACAAGGTGCCTATATGGAGAATAACAGCTACTCTACCAGCGTAACATTCTTCAATATCCCGGTAAATACCTTTAAAGAAGCATCCCTGAACTTTAAAGTACCATCCGATCAACGTAATGCTGACGGTTCCGAAGGCATTGAGCATAGAGTAGCCTCGCTGTTTGCCCGTGTTACTTACGATTACAAAGAAAAATACCTGTTCCAGGCATTGGTAAGAAGAGATGGTTCTACCCGCTTCGGTGCTAATTACAAATATGGTGTATTCCCCTCCTTCCTCGCTGGTTGGGTGTTGACGAAAGAAGACTTCTTCCCGAGCAATACCTTCCTTAACTTCCTGAAGATCAGAGGTGGATACGGTGTAGTAGGTAATGACGATATCGGCGATCTGGCTTACCTGAGTACAGTAGGAAGCGGCAGGAACTATAGTCTGGGTACCTCTGGCACCTACATCAATGGATACAGCCCCAATGCGCCGGCCAACCCGAACCTGAAATGGGAACAGACTGCCAGTGCCAACGTTGGTTTTGATGCGGTGTTGTTCAATAACTTTACCGTTGGTTTCGACTGGTTCAATAAAAAAACCACGGACATCCTCCAGAACCCACGCATTCCCTTCTTCCTGGGAGCCATTTCTAACCCAGCCAAAAACGTCGGTAGCATGAAAAATACCGGGGTAGAACTGGAATTAGGATATAGACATAAAGTAGGCATCGTAGACCTCTCGTATAACGGTAACGTATCCTACGTGAAAAATGAAGTGACTTTCCTCGGCAACGGCGTGGAATATCTCTCCGGTGGACAATCCTTCCAGGCAAGCACTTACCCGATCACCCGTACACAGATCGGTCAGCCCATCGGTGCTTTCTATGGTTTCAAAACAATGGGCATCTTCCAGAATCAACAGGAAGTAGATAACTATGTGGATAAAACCGGCAAAAAAATCCAGCCAGGTGCCAAACCCGGCGACTTCAGATGGCAGGATACCGATGGCGATGGCGTTATCACCGACAGAGACCGCGTATTCCTAGGCAACCCCACTCCAAAATGGACATATGGATTTACCATCACAGCAGCAGCAAAAGGTTTCGACCTGACCATATTCGGCCAGGGTGCTGCCGGTAACAAAATATTCCAGGGACTTCGCAGGCTCGACATCGGTAACGCCAACTGGCAAACCAAAGCACTAGGCAGATGGAACGGAGAAGGCACTTCCAATACCTTCCCCAGGCTGACCACTAACGATCCCAATAAAAACTTCACCAATCCTTCCGACTTCTACCTGGAAGATGGCGGCTACTTCCGCCTGAAAACATTACAACTGGGCTATACCCTACCTGCTGCAATGACCAAAAAAGCCGGCATTCAAAGAGCCCGCCTCTATGTAATGGCACAGAACCTCTTCACCATTACCAAATACACGGGTTATGATCCTGAGATAGGAGGGGCAGTATTAAGTATAGACCGCGGTATCTATCCACAGGCTCGCTCCTTTATGTTTGGTGTTAATCTCGGGTTTTAA
- a CDS encoding RagB/SusD family nutrient uptake outer membrane protein: MKVKYISYITLLAAGMQLASSCSKSFIEVDPKGTFLEDNYYRNQQEAFNGLVAVYDIVGWQSSGYITKIGALNAASDDNFAGGGGPNDVSDFQVFSNYTLTPATGPQSELWRKGYSGVFRANILLQKMPGVNMDDNLKKRYIAEAKFLRAYFYFDLVRLFKSIPLFTVPVKMGEETSVTQALPADVYKLIEQDLKDAFTDLPARIDIKVDGGRATKAAAQALLGKVYLQQKKYPQAITELAAVNGTPGGESQYGNKLLTNYADLFLINNKFNAESIFELVYTNTSVGSWGCVACTEGNVLGVMVGPRNYNRKDQSAPDYVSGWSFLPVTEDLFNAMQGDPRLPATIANLKALEAAGKVTYEKGYMNTGYFMEKFAGRESYKWTGSGNWELNFPRNMYDMRLADTYLLEAEALILGGGDLGRAAALINAVRDRAYGDNLHHVAATMENLKKERRLELAGEGHRWLDLVRWGDAATVLGGRGFQAGKHEILPIPLLEMENTKLEQTKEWGGTK; this comes from the coding sequence ATGAAAGTAAAATACATCAGCTATATCACCTTACTCGCTGCCGGAATGCAACTAGCCTCTTCCTGTAGCAAGAGTTTTATCGAAGTAGATCCCAAAGGAACATTCCTGGAGGACAACTACTATCGCAATCAGCAGGAAGCATTCAATGGCCTGGTAGCAGTATATGATATTGTGGGCTGGCAGAGCAGCGGCTACATCACCAAAATTGGTGCACTCAATGCGGCCTCCGATGACAACTTCGCCGGCGGTGGTGGCCCCAACGACGTTTCAGATTTTCAGGTCTTCTCCAACTATACCCTGACCCCGGCCACAGGCCCTCAAAGTGAACTCTGGCGCAAAGGTTACTCAGGTGTTTTCAGGGCTAATATCCTCCTGCAAAAAATGCCGGGCGTAAACATGGATGACAATCTCAAAAAACGTTATATAGCAGAAGCTAAGTTCCTCCGCGCATATTTTTACTTCGACCTGGTACGTTTATTCAAATCCATTCCTCTATTCACAGTGCCGGTTAAAATGGGCGAAGAAACCAGCGTAACCCAAGCCCTCCCGGCAGACGTATACAAACTGATCGAACAGGATCTTAAAGATGCATTCACCGACCTGCCGGCCAGAATAGATATCAAAGTAGATGGAGGACGCGCCACCAAAGCCGCCGCACAAGCCCTGCTGGGTAAAGTATACCTGCAGCAGAAAAAATATCCGCAGGCGATAACCGAACTGGCAGCCGTTAATGGTACTCCGGGCGGTGAAAGCCAATATGGCAACAAACTGCTGACCAATTATGCAGACCTGTTCCTGATCAACAACAAGTTCAACGCTGAATCTATCTTCGAATTAGTATATACCAATACTTCCGTAGGCTCCTGGGGATGTGTGGCTTGTACAGAAGGTAATGTATTGGGTGTAATGGTAGGCCCACGTAACTACAACCGTAAGGACCAGTCAGCACCCGACTATGTATCAGGATGGAGCTTCCTCCCTGTAACCGAAGATCTGTTCAACGCCATGCAAGGCGATCCCCGTCTGCCGGCTACTATTGCCAACCTGAAGGCACTGGAAGCTGCAGGTAAGGTCACCTACGAAAAAGGTTATATGAACACCGGCTATTTCATGGAAAAATTTGCAGGCCGCGAGTCCTACAAATGGACCGGGTCTGGCAACTGGGAACTGAACTTCCCTCGTAATATGTATGATATGCGCCTTGCAGATACCTATCTGCTGGAAGCAGAAGCATTGATCCTGGGTGGTGGAGATCTAGGCCGCGCAGCAGCACTGATCAATGCCGTAAGGGATCGTGCCTATGGCGACAACCTGCACCATGTAGCCGCTACTATGGAAAACCTCAAGAAGGAAAGGAGACTCGAACTTGCGGGAGAAGGCCATCGCTGGCTGGACCTGGTACGCTGGGGTGATGCAGCCACCGTGCTGGGCGGAAGAGGATTCCAGGCCGGCAAACATGAAATATTACCTATACCATTACTGGAAATGGAAAATACAAAACTGGAACAGACAAAAGAATGGGGTGGTACTAAATAA
- a CDS encoding TrmH family RNA methyltransferase: MTPERTERLLSVLNKRQANLTVVLENVQDPHNISAVMRTCDAVGIQEIYVLNNKIPRHKKWGAKSSSSAAKWLTVHQFTEVEECMTALRAKYDKIFTTHLSSDAVSLYDIDFTGSVALVFGNEHGGLSEEIRALADGNFIIPQMGIIRSLNISVACAVSIYEAMRQKTIAGHYNQRSLPEGQYQTLLEQWGFEEEL; encoded by the coding sequence ATGACACCGGAACGTACCGAAAGATTATTATCTGTATTAAATAAGCGTCAGGCTAATTTGACGGTTGTATTGGAGAATGTGCAGGATCCGCATAATATTTCTGCGGTGATGCGCACTTGTGATGCTGTGGGTATACAGGAGATCTATGTTTTGAATAATAAGATACCCCGTCATAAGAAGTGGGGGGCAAAAAGTTCATCAAGTGCGGCCAAGTGGCTGACAGTACATCAGTTTACGGAGGTAGAGGAATGTATGACTGCGTTGCGGGCCAAGTATGACAAGATCTTTACCACGCATTTATCCAGTGATGCGGTGAGTCTGTATGATATTGATTTTACGGGTTCTGTAGCCTTGGTATTCGGGAATGAGCACGGTGGTTTAAGTGAGGAGATACGGGCATTGGCGGATGGTAATTTTATCATTCCACAGATGGGGATCATCCGGTCTTTGAATATTTCTGTGGCGTGTGCGGTAAGTATATATGAGGCTATGCGGCAGAAGACAATTGCCGGGCATTATAATCAGCGAAGTTTGCCGGAAGGTCAGTACCAGACCTTATTGGAGCAGTGGGGATTTGAGGAAGAGCTATAG
- a CDS encoding AsmA-like C-terminal region-containing protein, which produces MLKKILKITGLVFLVLLLSAVAIPFFFKDKIISTVKTEINKALIAKVDFTDVDISLFRHFPRLSVGLEGLSVTGTGVFANDTLAAIRKLDVALNLMSVIKGGKMDIYQVDIQQPRIHAIVLADGAANWNITRPDTTSAPATDKPSTFALQLQRYKIEDATIRYEDRQSNMDLEIQGLNHQGKGDFTQDLFTLQTNTQAQGISFRYGAIPYFKDTKTSLDADIEINNKENTYTLNDSKLLLNNLEVAVKGLFKLVSDSSYYMDASFKTPSTNFKDLLSLVPAVYRKDFDKIKTSGTAAFNGFVKGTYSSAGWPAFGLELAIKNGFFQYPDLPKPVSNIQVAMHVSNPDGVPDHTTVDIPAAHLEMDHTPVDLRLLIKTPISDMYVDGAAKGKLDLSKVTQFVKLEAGTQLQGILDADINAKGYMSAVEKQQYDRFYAAGTMLVNNLLYHSKTYPDDIRVNQLQLTFNPKNVTVDQFNGQYLGTKFNAKGAVNNLLAYVLKNAPLDGHLAVQADAMNLNKWMGLSTTSNNASTSHIDTAAIPFAVPANLRFALQAAVGQIHYDKLDMSDITGALLIKDETVLLESVKGKALQGTMEVSGSYSTRQDRLHPDILLQYHVQQLDVQQTFTAFNTVQKLMPIGKFLSGKISSDLTVQGKLGKDMSPQLNTLSGDGNLLLIEGFLKKFAPVDQLANQLNISQLKDISLRDIKNYFAFENGRVKVNPFNVNINGIKMNIGGSHGFDQSLDYILQFALPRSIIGQQANNLVNQLSAEATKKGIPLNISDSIHLQVLMAGNIMKPSLKTDLRESTSKTINNLKDQAVSIVKNKVDTIKNTLKDSVRQVKNQAVASLKEELKRQLSGQKDTANTNNGKPLEQVGKQAEQTLKNTLNNLFKKKEQ; this is translated from the coding sequence ATGCTAAAAAAGATCCTGAAGATCACTGGGCTGGTTTTCTTGGTACTACTACTGTCCGCTGTCGCCATTCCCTTTTTCTTTAAAGACAAGATTATCTCTACCGTAAAAACAGAGATAAATAAAGCACTAATCGCTAAAGTCGATTTCACCGACGTCGACATCAGCCTGTTTCGCCATTTTCCCCGTCTGTCCGTAGGCTTGGAAGGCCTCTCCGTTACCGGCACCGGCGTTTTTGCAAATGATACGTTGGCAGCCATCCGTAAACTCGACGTGGCACTCAACCTCATGAGCGTGATCAAAGGTGGTAAAATGGATATCTACCAGGTAGATATCCAGCAACCTCGCATCCATGCGATCGTACTCGCCGATGGTGCAGCTAACTGGAACATCACCCGTCCCGATACTACTTCAGCACCTGCCACTGATAAGCCCTCTACCTTTGCTTTACAATTACAGCGATACAAAATAGAGGACGCCACGATCAGATACGAAGACCGGCAATCCAATATGGACCTGGAAATACAAGGTCTCAACCACCAGGGTAAAGGCGATTTTACCCAGGACCTTTTTACATTACAGACCAACACACAAGCACAGGGTATCAGCTTCAGGTATGGCGCCATTCCTTACTTTAAAGACACCAAGACCTCACTGGATGCTGACATTGAAATAAACAATAAAGAGAATACCTATACATTGAATGACAGTAAGCTGTTGCTCAATAACCTGGAAGTAGCTGTCAAAGGGTTATTCAAACTTGTATCAGACTCCAGCTATTATATGGATGCTTCTTTTAAAACACCTTCCACCAACTTCAAAGACCTGCTTTCTCTCGTCCCTGCTGTATATCGTAAAGATTTTGACAAGATCAAAACATCTGGTACTGCCGCGTTCAACGGCTTTGTAAAAGGTACCTACAGCAGTGCAGGCTGGCCCGCCTTCGGACTGGAACTGGCAATTAAAAATGGCTTCTTCCAATATCCTGATCTACCCAAACCTGTGAGCAACATCCAAGTAGCCATGCATGTCTCCAATCCGGATGGGGTGCCGGATCATACCACAGTAGACATCCCCGCTGCACATCTTGAAATGGATCATACCCCCGTCGATCTGCGATTGCTGATAAAAACACCCATATCCGATATGTATGTGGATGGCGCGGCCAAAGGTAAACTGGACCTGTCCAAAGTCACCCAGTTTGTTAAACTGGAAGCAGGCACACAATTACAAGGTATCCTCGATGCAGATATCAACGCCAAAGGGTATATGAGCGCAGTAGAGAAACAACAATATGACCGCTTCTATGCCGCCGGTACGATGCTGGTCAACAACCTGCTGTATCACAGTAAAACATATCCCGATGACATCAGGGTCAACCAGCTGCAGCTTACTTTCAATCCCAAAAATGTCACCGTAGACCAATTCAATGGTCAATACCTGGGTACAAAATTCAACGCAAAGGGCGCCGTAAATAACCTGCTGGCTTATGTATTGAAAAATGCCCCGTTAGATGGTCACCTGGCCGTACAAGCCGATGCTATGAACCTCAATAAATGGATGGGGCTCAGCACCACCAGCAACAATGCATCAACATCCCACATAGACACTGCCGCTATCCCCTTCGCAGTACCCGCTAACCTGCGCTTCGCACTACAGGCAGCTGTGGGGCAAATACACTATGATAAGCTTGATATGAGCGATATCACCGGTGCACTGCTGATCAAAGATGAAACAGTCCTGCTCGAATCTGTAAAAGGAAAAGCACTACAGGGAACGATGGAAGTAAGTGGTAGCTACAGTACCCGTCAGGACCGTCTGCATCCCGATATCCTGCTGCAATACCATGTACAGCAGCTGGACGTACAACAGACATTTACCGCTTTCAATACCGTACAGAAACTAATGCCTATCGGTAAGTTCCTATCCGGTAAGATCAGCTCCGATCTCACCGTACAAGGCAAACTGGGAAAAGATATGAGCCCGCAGCTCAACACACTGAGCGGCGATGGTAACCTGCTGCTCATAGAAGGTTTCCTTAAAAAATTCGCACCGGTAGATCAGTTGGCCAATCAACTCAACATCTCACAGCTGAAAGATATCTCATTACGCGATATCAAAAACTATTTCGCTTTTGAAAATGGCAGAGTAAAGGTCAATCCCTTTAATGTTAATATCAATGGCATCAAAATGAATATCGGTGGTTCCCACGGTTTCGATCAGTCGCTGGACTATATACTGCAATTTGCCTTACCCCGCAGTATTATAGGCCAGCAAGCTAATAACCTGGTCAACCAATTATCCGCCGAAGCCACAAAAAAAGGTATCCCGCTGAACATCAGCGATAGCATACATCTGCAGGTATTAATGGCGGGCAACATTATGAAACCTTCCCTCAAGACAGATCTCCGGGAAAGTACCTCCAAAACCATCAATAACCTGAAAGATCAGGCAGTATCAATCGTAAAGAACAAAGTAGATACCATTAAAAATACGTTGAAAGATTCCGTACGCCAGGTGAAAAATCAGGCGGTCGCCTCGCTTAAAGAAGAACTCAAACGACAACTAAGCGGGCAGAAGGATACCGCAAATACAAACAATGGAAAACCCCTGGAACAGGTAGGCAAACAGGCGGAACAAACATTGAAGAACACACTGAATAATCTCTTCAAGAAAAAAGAACAATAG
- a CDS encoding SdpI family protein, producing MKEIIQSTYFNASLLAGIVFLTMGFFIRRFPPKSKNTWYGYRSTLSTKNTAMWYAANNHAAYISRRLGTLLIIFGIGCAIFFTRQTEVFFYCTITPVIMSVLYMAGYTEWRLSQEFDEEGNRMEE from the coding sequence ATGAAAGAGATCATCCAAAGCACTTATTTCAACGCCAGCCTTCTAGCTGGTATAGTGTTCCTCACGATGGGCTTTTTTATCAGGCGTTTTCCCCCTAAAAGCAAGAACACCTGGTATGGATACCGTAGCACATTATCCACAAAAAACACAGCCATGTGGTATGCTGCCAACAACCACGCTGCTTATATCTCCCGGCGCTTAGGTACTCTGTTGATTATCTTCGGCATTGGCTGCGCCATTTTCTTCACCCGTCAGACAGAAGTCTTCTTTTATTGTACGATCACTCCCGTTATTATGAGCGTACTCTATATGGCAGGATACACAGAATGGAGACTTTCCCAGGAATTCGATGAAGAAGGTAATCGCATGGAAGAATAA
- a CDS encoding Spy/CpxP family protein refolding chaperone, translating into MTTVTAKNRILIIMVVILLLTNLLMLFFFVWLKPGSRHDGRGKRGVAIFLEEQVGFTEDQMKSYQELREQHWGRMKPVLGDIRTTKERFYNLLARAAVPDSVLQQAADSIGRRQSAIDLLTFQHFREVRALCTPEQRPRFDSLVHQVMLKMSGPYRRGNRPDAQTGKTRP; encoded by the coding sequence ATGACAACAGTTACAGCTAAGAACAGGATATTGATCATCATGGTCGTGATATTGCTACTGACCAACTTGCTGATGTTATTCTTTTTCGTGTGGTTGAAGCCTGGTAGCAGGCATGATGGCAGAGGGAAAAGGGGAGTGGCTATATTCCTGGAGGAGCAGGTAGGATTTACAGAAGATCAGATGAAATCTTACCAGGAATTGAGGGAGCAGCATTGGGGCCGTATGAAGCCGGTGTTAGGAGATATCCGTACTACGAAGGAGCGGTTTTACAACTTGCTGGCGCGCGCAGCCGTGCCGGATAGTGTGTTGCAGCAAGCGGCCGATAGTATAGGCCGGCGGCAATCCGCGATTGATTTGTTGACCTTCCAGCACTTCAGGGAAGTGAGGGCTTTGTGTACACCGGAGCAGCGTCCTCGTTTTGACTCGCTGGTACACCAGGTCATGCTTAAGATGTCGGGACCTTACAGGAGAGGTAACCGCCCGGATGCGCAAACGGGCAAAACGCGGCCATAG
- a CDS encoding RNA polymerase sigma factor, with protein sequence MATSSEQELVRRMQSGDAGAFEGIVTVFKDMVYNTVIGIVQDAADAEDISQEVFVQVYESIRSFRGDAKFSTWLYRIAVTRSLDHLRKKKRKKRWGLVSGLFGGAAEEEISLPDFEHPGVTLENKERAAVLFYAIRQLPEKQQAAFVLQQLEGLSLKEISEVLETSVAGVEGLLHRGKEQLRKKLGVYYKSLD encoded by the coding sequence TTGGCCACTAGCAGCGAACAGGAGTTGGTACGTCGGATGCAGTCGGGCGATGCCGGTGCCTTTGAAGGTATCGTAACGGTCTTCAAGGACATGGTGTATAATACCGTGATAGGTATTGTGCAGGATGCTGCCGATGCGGAGGACATTTCGCAGGAGGTGTTTGTGCAGGTGTATGAGTCTATTCGTTCATTTCGTGGAGATGCCAAGTTCAGTACCTGGTTGTATCGCATCGCGGTGACGCGGTCATTGGATCATCTTAGGAAGAAGAAGCGAAAGAAGCGCTGGGGGCTGGTATCCGGTTTATTTGGCGGGGCCGCGGAGGAGGAGATTTCATTACCTGATTTTGAGCATCCCGGCGTGACATTGGAGAATAAGGAGCGTGCGGCTGTATTGTTTTACGCTATCCGGCAGTTGCCGGAGAAACAGCAAGCTGCTTTTGTGCTGCAACAGCTGGAAGGATTAAGTCTTAAAGAGATCAGCGAGGTACTAGAGACTTCGGTAGCTGGGGTAGAGGGATTATTACACCGTGGTAAGGAGCAGTTGAGGAAGAAGTTAGGAGTGTATTATAAATCTTTGGATTGA